The Streptomyces venezuelae genomic interval GCCGCACCCACCACCACGTGATGTTCGAGGACCCCGACCCCGCCGCCGTCACCCTCCACGTCCAGGTCGCCGAGGCGGTACGGGAGCGGGACGCGGCCCGCGCCGAGGAGCTCACCCGCCAGATCGCGGTCGGCGCCCTCCAGGAACTGGACGTTCTGGCCCCGTGAAGCTCTGAACTAGCTCAAATATGGGCGATCAGTGACATGCGCCACAGTCAGTCGGCGCTCTTGCCGTGAGGATGTGCGCTGGTCGTGCCGGGGAGACCCCCATCGGGCACGGCCGGGAAGTACCGCACAGCTCCCCCCTCACGAAGGCGAACAACTCCATGACTGACCGCGTCATCGCGGCCGAGCCGCTGTCCGCCGTTCCGGCGAGCCCGGCCGCAACCCCCCACGTCGACGCAGGCGACGCCGGTTACCGCAAGGACCTCAAGTCCCGGCACATCAACATGATCGCCATCGGCGGCGCCATCGGCACCGGCCTCTTCCTCGGCGCCGGCGGCCGGATGTCCCAGGCGGGACCCTCCCTCTTCATCGCCTACGCCGTCTGCGGCGTCTTCGCCTTCTTCGTGGTGCGGGCCCTCGGCGAGCTGGTGCTCTACCGCCCCTCGTCCGGTGCGTTCGTCTCCTACGCCCGTGAGTTCATGGGCGAGAAGGGCGCCTACACGGCCGGCTGGCTGTACTTCCTCAACTGGTCGACGACCGCCGTCGCCGACATCACCGCGGCCGCCACCTACGCCCACTTCTGGGCCATGTTCAGCGACGTCCCGCAGTGGATCCTCGCCCTGATCGCCCTCGCGGTCGTCCTCGCCGCCAACCTCATCTCCGTGAAGTACTTCGGCGAGATGGAGTTCTGGTTCGCGATCATCAAGGTCGGCGCCCTCGTCGCCTTCATGCTGATCGGCATCTTCCTCGTCGTCACCTCGCACGACGTCGGCGGCCACACCCCGGGCCTCGGCAACATCACCGACAACGGCGGCATCTTCCCCAACGGCATGATGCCGATGCTGCTGCTCATCCAGGGCGTCGTCTTCGCCTACGCCTCCGTCGAGCTGTGCGGCGTCGCCGCCGGCGAGACCGAGAACCCCGAGAAGATCATGCCGAAGGCGATCAACTCGATCATGTGGCGCGTGGGCCTCTTCTACGTCGGCTCCGTCGTCCTGCTCGCGCTGATCCTCCCGTACACCGCGTACTCCGGCGACCAGAGCCCCTTCGTCACCGTCTTCGACAAGCTGGGCATCCCCGGCGCCGCCGGCGTGATGAACCTGGTCGTCCTCACGGCCGCGCTCTCCAGCCTCAACTCGGGCCTCTACTCCACCGGCCGCATCCTGCGCTCCATGTCGCTCTCCGGCTCCGCGCCGAAGTTCACCGGCGTCATGAACAAGGGCGGCGTCCCCTACGGCGGCATCCTCCTCACCGCCGCCTTCGGCGTCATGGGTGTCGCGCTCAACTACGTGATGCCCGGCGAGGCCTTCGAGCTGGTCCTCAACTTCGCCTCGATCGGCATCATCGGCACCTGGGCCATGATCATGGTCTGCTCGCTGCTCTTCTGGCGCAACGCCCAGCAGGGCAAGCTCACCCGCCCCGGCTACAACCTGCCCTGGGCCCCGTACACCCAGATCGTGACCATCGTCTTCCTCGGCTCCGTCCTCGTCCTCATGTGGATGGACGGCGGCATCAGCCGCACCACCGTGAACTGCCTGCCGCTCATCGCGGCGGCCCTCGTCGGCGGCTGGTTCCTGGTCCGCAAGCGGGTCCGCGCGACCGCCGCGGCGGCCCGCGACTGACCTCCCCCACGGGAACCGGCGAGACCCCCACAGGCACGGCCTGTCGGGGTCTCGCCTCTTGTCAGGAGATAGTGGTACGCAGGAGCCTTACAAGATCCGGTCGGAGAAAAGGAAGTTCGCGATGCCGCAGCACGTCCAGGGGGTCATCGCCCCCGGCAGGAACGAACCGGTACGGGTCGAGACCATCGTCATCCCGGACCCCGGCCCCGGCGAGGCCGTCGTGAAGATCCAGGCCTGCGGCGTCTGCCACACCGATCTCCACTACAAGCAGGGCGCCATCAACGACGAGTTCCCCTTCCTGCTCGGCCACGAGGCCGCCGGAATCGTCGAGTCGGTCGGCGAGGGCGTCACCGACGTGACCCCCGGCGACTTCGTGATCCTCAACTGGCGCGCCGTCTGCGGCACCTGTCGGGCCTGCGAGCGCGGCCGCCCCTGGTACTGCTTCGCCACCCACAACGCCAAGCAGAAGATGACCCTGCTCGACGGCACGGAGCTCTCGCCTGCCCTCGGCATCGGCGCCTTCGCCGAGAAGACCCTCGTCGCCGCCGGCCAGTGCACCAAGGTCGACCCCGCCGTCGCCCCCGAGGTCGCGGGCCTCCTCGGCTGCGGCGTCATGGCCGGCATCGGCGCCGCCATCAACACCGGGAACGTCGGCCGCGGCGACACCGTCGCCGTCATCGGCTGCGGCGGCGTCGGCGACGCCGCGATCGTCGGCTCCCGCCTCGCCGGAGCCGCGAAGATCATCGCCGTCGACATCGACGACCGCAAGCTGGACAAGGCCCGCGAGATGGGCGCCACCCACACGGTCAACTCCCGCTCCACCGACGCCGTCGAGGCGATCCGCGAGCTCACCGGCGGCTTCGGCGCCGACGTCGTCATCGAGGCCGTCGGCCGCCCCGAGACCTACGAGCAGGCCTTCTACGCCCGCGACCTCGCCGGCACCGTCGTCCTCGTCGGCGTCCCCAGCCCCGAGATGAAGCTCGAACTCCCCCTCCTCGACGTCTTCGGCCGCGGCGGCGCCCTCAAGTCCTCCTGGTACGGCGACTGTCTGCCCTCCCGCGACTTCCCGATGCTGATCGACCTGCACCAGCAGGGCCGCATCGACCTCGCCGCCTTCGTCACCGAGACCATCGGCCTCGGCGACGTCGAGAAGGCCTTCGCCCGCATGCACGAGGGCGACGTCCTCCGCTCGGTGGTGGTGCTGTGATGACCGCCCGCGTGGACCACCTCGTCACCTCCGGCACCTTCAGCCTCGACGGCGGCACCTGGGACGTCGACAACAACGTCTGGATCGTCGGCGACGACACCGAGGCCATCGTCATCGACGCAGCCCACGACGCCGAGGCGATCCTCGCCGCCCTCGACGGCCGTGCCCTGCGCGCCATCGTCTGCACCCACGCCCACAACGACCACGTCGACGCGGCCCCGGCGCTCGCGGCCGCCACCGGCGCCCGCGTCCTGCTCCACCCCGCCGACCAGCCGCTGTGGAAGCAGACCCACCCCGACCACACCCCGGACGGCGAGCTGGCCGACGGCCAGGTCCTCACGATCGCCGGCACCGACCTCGTGGTCCTCCACACCCCGGGTCACGCCCCGGGAGCGGTCTCCCTGTACGCCCCCGACCTGGGCACGGTCTTCACCGGCGACACCCTCTTCCATGGCGGCCCCGGCGCGACGGGCCGGTCCTTCTCGGACTTCCCGACGATCGTCGAATCGATCCGGGAGAAGCTCCTCACCCTGCCCCCGGAGACGGTCGTCCGCACCGGCCACGGCGACCCGACGACGATCGGCGCCGAGTCCCCGCACCTCCAGGAATGGATCAACCGCGGCCACTGAGAGCCTGCCGGCTCTCGAACCGCACCTCGTCACCCGTGAACGGGTCGGGGAACTCCAGCGTCCGCGCCAGCAGTTGCAGCGGACGCGAGAAGTCCTCCGGCCCGTCCTCGCGCACCACGGGATAGACCGGATCGTGCAGGATCGGCAGCCCCAGCGCGTTCATGTGCACCCGCAGCTGATGCGTCCGCCCGGTGACGGGCGTCAGCCGGTACCACCCGAGCCCTCCCGCGTGCCGGAGCAGCTCGACGCGGCTCTCGCTGTTCGGCTCGCCCGGCACCTCCCGGGCGGCCATCACCCCGCGCTCCTTCTCGATACGGCTCCGGACGGTCACCGGCAGCTCCACCGCCGGGTCGTACGGGGCCACCGCCTCGTACTCCTTGCGCACGAGCCGGTCCCGGAACAGCGTCTGGTATGCCCCCCGGTCCTCCTCCCGTACGACGAAGAGCACGAGCCCCGCCGTCAGCCGGTCCAGCCGGTGCGCGGGCTGCAGCCGAGGCGATGCCAGCTCCCGCCGCAACCGCGCCGTCGCCGTCTCCGTCACATGCCGCCCCCGCGGCATCGTCGCCAGAAAATGCGGCTTGTCCACGACCAGGATCCGCTCGTCGCGGTACACCACCCCGATCGGGAACGGCACCGGTGTCTCGGCGGGAAAGTCCCGGTGGAACCAGAGATACCGCCCCACGGCGTACGGCTCGTCCCCGCCGACGGGACCGTCCGTCCCCACGAAACGGCCGCTCAGCAGCATGTCCTCGACCCGCCCGGCACCGATCGCGCCGGAGTACCGGTCGAGCAGATGGTCCCGCACGGTCCCCCAGTGCCCCTCGGGATCCTCCGGCAACCGCACCCGCACCGGATCGATCCCGTTCCGCTGGGGAAGGGGCGAAGTGGGGGCCTTGGATCTGCGTCGCACCGGTCCTACCGCCTAACAAGAAAGACCCCACATGATGTGGGGTCTTTCGATGGTGTCCGAGGGGGGACTTGAACCCCCACGCCCGATAAAGGGCACTAGCACCTCAAGCTAGCGCGTCTGCCATTCCGCCACCCGGACAAGGTGTCTTGTCTTCCGGGCCGCTCGGCCCTTCCGACGAGGAAAACAATAGCAAACATCTGAGGGGGTCGATCACCACCCCCGACCGCCCCCGCGGCGACCCCGTCGTGTGACGGCGGTATGTCGGCCGACCGTCGCCCTTGGGCGGGGAGGGGGCCACGCGGGAGGATAGGGGCGATCACCAGGAAGCACGTGGGGCACGTAGTGGGAGGAAGCAGCGTGAGCGAGTCGAAGACGGCACGGAGCATCGCCGGCGAGGACGAGGTCGTCGACCTCTGTCGCGACCTCATCCGCATCGACACCAGCAACTACGGCGACCACTCCGGCCCGGGCGAGCGGGCGGCGGCCGAGTACGTCGCCGAGAAGCTCGCGGAGGTCGGACTCGAGCCGAAGATCATCGAGTCGCACAAGGGGCGGGCCTCGACCGTCGCCCGGATCGAGGGCGAGGACCCGTCCCGCCCGGCCCTGCTCATCCACGGCCACACCGACGTCGTTCCGGCCAACGCCGAGGACTGGACCCACCACCCCTTCTCGGGCGAGATCGCCGACGGCTGTGTCTGGGGCCGCGGCGCCGTCGACATGAAGGACATGGACGCGATGACCCTCGCGGTCGTCCGCGACCGGATGCGCAGCGGACGCAAGCCCCCGCGCGACATCGTCCTCGCGTTCCTCGCCGACGAGGAGGCGGGCGGCACGTACGGCGCCCGGCATCTGGTCGACAAGCACCGGGACGTCTTCGACGGGGTCACGGAGGCGATCGGCGAGGTCGGCGGCTTCTCCTTCACGGTCAACGAGAACCTGCGGCTCTACCTCGTGGAGACGGCCCAGAAGGGCATGCACTGGATGCGGCTGACCGTCGAGGGCACGGCCGGCCACGGCTCGATGACCAACGACGACAACGCGATCACGGAGCTCTGCGAGGCCGTGGGCCGCCTCGGCCGCCACCAGTGGCCGGTGAGGGTGACCAAGACCGTGCGGTCCTTCCTCGACGAGCTCTCGGACGCGCTGGGCACCCCGCTCGACCCCGAGGACATGGACGGCACCCTCGCCAAGCTCGGCGGTATCGCCAAGATGGTCGGGGCCACCCTCCGCAACTCGGCCGCCCCGACCATGCTCGGCGCCGGCTACAAGGTCAACGTGATCCCCGGCCAGGCCACGGCGCACGTCGACGGCCGCTTCCTGCCCGGGTACGAGCAGGAGTTCCTGGCCGATCTCGACCGGATCCTCGGACCCCGGGTGAAGCGCGAGGACGTGCACGGCGACAAGGCCCTGGAGACGAGCTTCGACGGCGCCCTGGTCGACGCCATGCAGCTGGCCCTGCGCGCCGAGGACCCGATCGCCCGCGCCGTGCCGTACATGCTGTCCGGCGGCACCGACGCCAAGTCCTTCGACGACCTCGGCATCCGCTGCTTCGGCTTCGCGCCGCTCCAGCTGCCGCCGGAGCTCGACTTCGCCGGCATGTTCCACGGCGTCGACGAGCGCGTGCCGGTCGACGGCCTCAAGTTCGGCGTCCGTGTCCTGGACCGTTTCCTCGACGCCTGCTGAATTCGTCCACCCTTTCGCATGTGACCGGAAAGAGTGAATGAACTCGGGGGCTCGTAGCCCCCTCCATTCCCCCTCGTTACAGGTGGTGCGGTCCGCGGCTGGGATCGCATTGGCAACTAGGAGGAATAATGATCAAGAAGGTCGTCGCTGCTGCGGCTGCCACCGGCGGTCTCGTTCTCGCGGGTGCGGGCATGGCCGTTGCCGACGCGGGCGCTCAGGGTGCCGCCATCGGTTCCCCCGGCGTGCTCTCGGGCAACGTCGTCCAGGTTCCCGTTCACGTCCCGGTGAACGTGTGCGGCAACACGGTCTCCGTGATCGGCCTGCTGAACCCCGCCTTCGGCAACACCTGCGTCAACGCCTGACGTTGTGCCTCGCCCTGTGAGGGCGTGAGCCGGTCCGGCCCCGGAGTGCGTGCCATGCACTCCGGGGCCGGTGGCCATTTCCGCCCCGGGTTCTCCACCCGGTGGCGCTCTTTCGAAGCCGAGAAGGCGAGAGCCGAAAAGGCAGGGAGCAAGCTATGCGACAGGTCACGCGCAAAGGTCTCATCACCGTAGCGGCCGCGGGTGGCGTTTTCGCCGCCGTCGGCGGCGGTTACGCACACGCCGATTCCGGTGCGAGCGGTACGGCAACGAATTCCCCGGGCGTCGCGTCCGGAAACACCATCCAGGTCCCGGTGCACGCACCGGTGAACGCCTGCGGAAACACCGTGAACGTCGTCGGACTGCTGAATCCGGCGATGGGCAACAAGTGTGCCAACACCTCCAAGCCGGGCAAGCCCGGCAAGCCGGGCGGCGGCTCCTCCGCCGGCGGGCACACGAGCAACTCTCCCGGCGTGGGCTCGGGCAACACGGTGCAGGTGCCGGTCGACGTCCCGGTGAACGTGTGCGGCAACAGCGTCACAGGCATCGGCCTGGGCAACGCCGCGGCGGGCAACGACTGCGGCAACGGCATCGAGCCGACGCACCCGGGGAACCCCGGTAACCCGGGCAATCCTGGGAACCCCGGTAACCCGGGGAATCCGGGTAACCCCGGCAACCCCGGCAACCCTGGGAATCCTGGCAACCCCGGTAACCCCGGCACTCCGGGTAACCCTGGGACCCCCGGTACTCCGGGCACCCCCGGGACTCCCGGCAACCCCGGAACCCCGGGCACGCCCGGCAACCCCGGTGGTCCGGGGAGCGAAGGCGGCACGCACACTCCCGGTGCGAACACGCCCGACACTCACGGCCTCACGCAGCCGCATGCCGTCGAGGAGCTCGCCGAGACCGGGTCCGGCCCGCTCGGAGCGATCATTCCCGCCGGCGCGGGTCTGCTGCTCGCCGGTGCGCTGATCTACCGCCGCGCCCGCAGCGCGGCCTGATCGGACCGCACCACGCACGGGGGCCCCGCACACGGCGGGGCCCCTTCTCGTTCTCCTACCAGGTCGCCCGGATCTGGCGGATGATCCTCCGCTTCAACCGCACTCTGCGGCTCCCGTCCCGGTGCAGGCTCAGACGGTCCAACTCCCAGTGTCCGTACTCGGCATGGTCGGTCAGCAGCCGCGTCGCCTCCTTGCGGGAGACACCGCGCGGCACGTACACGTCGACAAATTCGTATTCCGGCATCGCATCTATTGTGCGGGCACCGGCCCGCTACGGATAGCGTGCGTCCCATGTCTGATGCTGCGCAGCCCACCGCTGCCGAGGTACGCGCCGCCGCCGAGGCGGTGAAAGCCGCACTGGACCGTCACCTCGCGGCGGTCGAACGTCGCACGGGGGACGACGACAAGGCCGTCTACGAGGCCTTCAACGCCCTCGCGGCGGCGGCCGAGGAGTACGACGAACTGCTCTACGACCGCTACGACGAGGTCACCCCCTTCGAGATCCCCGGAGCGGACGGCGCGCTGCCGCCCTATGCCGGACCTGACGAACCTCACGCCCTCAGCCTCCTGATCCGCCGCGACTACGCAGTGGCGGAGCCGCAGCGTCTGCTCGCCCAGGCGCGGCGCGTCGCCGAGCTCGACGGCGAGGCCGATCCGACCGGGACGGCGGCCAGGGCCGGCGTCTCCCCCCTCGCCGCGCTCGGGGTCCTCTTCGGCGAGTACGAACCCGACGAGATCGCCTCCCGGCACAAGGAGTTCGGCCTGGAGGAGGGCGACTCCACGCTCTGGGTCACCGCGGCCGAGGAGCTCCCGGAGCCGGGGGAGTGGCTCAACGCCCCCTTCGAGCACGCCGATCCGGAGCGGATCGTCTGCCGCTTCGACGTCAGCTCCGTCTTCGACGAGCAAGAGGACGGTCACGAGGACGAGCACGACGACGGGAACCCGTACGGGGCCGCCGCGCCCGCGGCGGCGGTCGACGGCTCCTGAGGACGGCGGAGGGCCGGGACACCGCAATCGGTGCACCGGCCCTCCGCCGCTTCCCGGCTCCCCGGCGCCTGCGCCGCTACTCCGCGGGCGTGGCGAGGAGCCCCTCCAGGAGCGGACGCAGCCGCGTCGTGCGCTCCGGGGCGATCCCCTCCGCCACGGCGCGGGGCAGCGCCTGGTCCACACCGTGCACGACCGACAGATGGCGCTCCGCCCTGCCGAAGGCCGTGTACACCCACGCGCGGCTCAGGCCCGCCGCCGCGTCCCCGGGCAGCACCGCGACCACCGCGGGCCAGCGCGTCCCGGCGGCCTGGTGCGCGGTGAGCGCCCAGCCGTGCCGCAGAGCCGACTCCACCCGGTCCTTCGGTACGAGGACGTCCTCGTCGCCGCACCGCAGCCGCAGGCCCTCGGCGTCGGCCGACACGACCGTCCCCGTCACCGTCCGGCCCGGCACCTGCGCGTAGGCCACCCGGTCGCCGGGGTCGTAGCCGCCGAAGCGGCCGGGACCGGGGTTGAGCCGCTGCTTGAGGGCCGCGTTCAGCGCGCGCGTGCCCGCGGAGCCGCCGTGGCCGACCGTGACCACCTGGGTCTGTTCGGACGGCACCCCGATCGCCCGGGGAACCGAGTCCGCCACCAGCTGGACCGTACGGTGCACGGCCTCGCCCGCGTCCCGCACGGGGACGATCACGACCTCCTTGCCGGGCGCCTCGACCTGGTTCAGCTCGCCGACGCCGATGCCCGACACGAGCTCGCCCAGCGGCCCCGGATCGGGCACGCGCGAGGAGATCCGCGGGCACACCCGGGCGGCGAGCGCGTCGGTGAAGACCCGCCCCGCGCCCGGTGCCCCCAGGACCTCGGGGTCGCCGCTCAGCACCAGCCGGCAGCCGTCCGGCAGGGACTCCACCAGCATCGCGGCCGTCTCCACGTCGAGCTGCGGCGCGTCGAGGACGGCCAGCACGTCCAGGGCGAAGGCGCCCTCCTCGTCGCGGCCGGGACCTGCGGTGCCGGACAGCAGCGCGGCCACCGTCACCGCGTCCGCCCCGGCGGCGCCGAGCGCCCGCCGTCCCTCCTCCGAGTGGACCGCGACCAGGGCCCGCAGGCCGCGCTCGCGGGCCGCCGCTACGAGCGCGACCGGCTCGGCGCGGGCCGCCTCGCCGCCCGTGTGCAGGACGAGCCCGTGCTCACCGGCGGCGCGGTCGAGCTCGGCACCCTCCCAGGTGCGGGCGGTGGCCGTCCTCACGAGCCGGGCGAGACCGTCCGCGAGGCTCTCCTCCGCGAGGGCGTACCGGTCGAGCCCCAGCAGTACGGGCCCGGCCGGCGCCTCGGCCGCCTCGCTGGGCTCGGCGGATTCCTCCTCGTCCGTGTCGGGCTCCGCCGCCGCCCCCTCCTGCTCCTCCTGGAAGACGAGCACGGCGCCCTCGGAGACGGCCACCTCGACGGCCTTGTCCGGGTCGGCCACCGAGTGCCGGGCGAGCCCGGCGCGCAGGGCCTGGAGCTCCAGGGCGGTGTGCCCCTGGAGCGCGGCCTGCTCCAGGAGCCAGACGGTCAGGGCGACGATCCGGCGCGGGTCGTCGGGCCCGCACGCGGCGCCGAGCAGCGCCCGGGCGAAACCGTCGGCCTGCTCCGGTCGTACCCCGGGCACGGCGAGGAGCTGCCAGGGGTCCTCGCCCAGCGCCCCGGCGGCGCCTTCGCCGAGCACGGCGGCGACCTGTCCCGCGAGGCTCTCGGGCGCGCCGCCCCGGGCCAGCACCTCCCGCACGGCCGCCGTGGTGCCCGGCGCCGGAACCGGCGCCGCGCTCTGCACGGGGGGCCGCACGGTCATGGCCGGGGCGGCCTCGGGGGCGGGACGCCGGGGCGCGGGCTCCGGTGCCTCGTAGAAGGCGCTGCCCGCGGCCGAGCCGCCCTCGACGGCCCGGACCGCCGCCAGGAGGTCGGCCGCCGTGCCGCTCAGCTTGGCGCCGCTCGCGACAGGGCCCTCCTTCTCGGCCTTCCGCGCCTCGATCCGGGCCCGCAGCTCGCGCTGCGCGGCGAGCTCGGCCTGCGCCTCGCTCAGCTCGGGCGTGTCGGAGGCCTGGGCGGCCCCGGTTGCGGCGTCCGTCCCGGCCTCGGTCTCAGCCTC includes:
- a CDS encoding amino acid permease, translated to MTDRVIAAEPLSAVPASPAATPHVDAGDAGYRKDLKSRHINMIAIGGAIGTGLFLGAGGRMSQAGPSLFIAYAVCGVFAFFVVRALGELVLYRPSSGAFVSYAREFMGEKGAYTAGWLYFLNWSTTAVADITAAATYAHFWAMFSDVPQWILALIALAVVLAANLISVKYFGEMEFWFAIIKVGALVAFMLIGIFLVVTSHDVGGHTPGLGNITDNGGIFPNGMMPMLLLIQGVVFAYASVELCGVAAGETENPEKIMPKAINSIMWRVGLFYVGSVVLLALILPYTAYSGDQSPFVTVFDKLGIPGAAGVMNLVVLTAALSSLNSGLYSTGRILRSMSLSGSAPKFTGVMNKGGVPYGGILLTAAFGVMGVALNYVMPGEAFELVLNFASIGIIGTWAMIMVCSLLFWRNAQQGKLTRPGYNLPWAPYTQIVTIVFLGSVLVLMWMDGGISRTTVNCLPLIAAALVGGWFLVRKRVRATAAAARD
- a CDS encoding S-(hydroxymethyl)mycothiol dehydrogenase, translated to MPQHVQGVIAPGRNEPVRVETIVIPDPGPGEAVVKIQACGVCHTDLHYKQGAINDEFPFLLGHEAAGIVESVGEGVTDVTPGDFVILNWRAVCGTCRACERGRPWYCFATHNAKQKMTLLDGTELSPALGIGAFAEKTLVAAGQCTKVDPAVAPEVAGLLGCGVMAGIGAAINTGNVGRGDTVAVIGCGGVGDAAIVGSRLAGAAKIIAVDIDDRKLDKAREMGATHTVNSRSTDAVEAIRELTGGFGADVVIEAVGRPETYEQAFYARDLAGTVVLVGVPSPEMKLELPLLDVFGRGGALKSSWYGDCLPSRDFPMLIDLHQQGRIDLAAFVTETIGLGDVEKAFARMHEGDVLRSVVVL
- a CDS encoding MBL fold metallo-hydrolase, giving the protein MTARVDHLVTSGTFSLDGGTWDVDNNVWIVGDDTEAIVIDAAHDAEAILAALDGRALRAIVCTHAHNDHVDAAPALAAATGARVLLHPADQPLWKQTHPDHTPDGELADGQVLTIAGTDLVVLHTPGHAPGAVSLYAPDLGTVFTGDTLFHGGPGATGRSFSDFPTIVESIREKLLTLPPETVVRTGHGDPTTIGAESPHLQEWINRGH
- a CDS encoding pseudouridine synthase, with product MRRRSKAPTSPLPQRNGIDPVRVRLPEDPEGHWGTVRDHLLDRYSGAIGAGRVEDMLLSGRFVGTDGPVGGDEPYAVGRYLWFHRDFPAETPVPFPIGVVYRDERILVVDKPHFLATMPRGRHVTETATARLRRELASPRLQPAHRLDRLTAGLVLFVVREEDRGAYQTLFRDRLVRKEYEAVAPYDPAVELPVTVRSRIEKERGVMAAREVPGEPNSESRVELLRHAGGLGWYRLTPVTGRTHQLRVHMNALGLPILHDPVYPVVREDGPEDFSRPLQLLARTLEFPDPFTGDEVRFESRQALSGRG
- a CDS encoding M20/M25/M40 family metallo-hydrolase; translated protein: MSESKTARSIAGEDEVVDLCRDLIRIDTSNYGDHSGPGERAAAEYVAEKLAEVGLEPKIIESHKGRASTVARIEGEDPSRPALLIHGHTDVVPANAEDWTHHPFSGEIADGCVWGRGAVDMKDMDAMTLAVVRDRMRSGRKPPRDIVLAFLADEEAGGTYGARHLVDKHRDVFDGVTEAIGEVGGFSFTVNENLRLYLVETAQKGMHWMRLTVEGTAGHGSMTNDDNAITELCEAVGRLGRHQWPVRVTKTVRSFLDELSDALGTPLDPEDMDGTLAKLGGIAKMVGATLRNSAAPTMLGAGYKVNVIPGQATAHVDGRFLPGYEQEFLADLDRILGPRVKREDVHGDKALETSFDGALVDAMQLALRAEDPIARAVPYMLSGGTDAKSFDDLGIRCFGFAPLQLPPELDFAGMFHGVDERVPVDGLKFGVRVLDRFLDAC
- the chpH gene encoding chaplin ChpH, producing the protein MIKKVVAAAAATGGLVLAGAGMAVADAGAQGAAIGSPGVLSGNVVQVPVHVPVNVCGNTVSVIGLLNPAFGNTCVNA
- a CDS encoding chaplin → MRQVTRKGLITVAAAGGVFAAVGGGYAHADSGASGTATNSPGVASGNTIQVPVHAPVNACGNTVNVVGLLNPAMGNKCANTSKPGKPGKPGGGSSAGGHTSNSPGVGSGNTVQVPVDVPVNVCGNSVTGIGLGNAAAGNDCGNGIEPTHPGNPGNPGNPGNPGNPGNPGNPGNPGNPGNPGNPGNPGTPGNPGTPGTPGTPGTPGNPGTPGTPGNPGGPGSEGGTHTPGANTPDTHGLTQPHAVEELAETGSGPLGAIIPAGAGLLLAGALIYRRARSAA
- a CDS encoding DUF5703 family protein; the encoded protein is MPEYEFVDVYVPRGVSRKEATRLLTDHAEYGHWELDRLSLHRDGSRRVRLKRRIIRQIRATW
- a CDS encoding helix-hairpin-helix domain-containing protein, whose amino-acid sequence is MTEPAGETAPEAPEAVAPIDEAAEEAVAEPAEDVREGAGAAGPAADSGETAESETPDAQADEAETEAGTDAATGAAQASDTPELSEAQAELAAQRELRARIEARKAEKEGPVASGAKLSGTAADLLAAVRAVEGGSAAGSAFYEAPEPAPRRPAPEAAPAMTVRPPVQSAAPVPAPGTTAAVREVLARGGAPESLAGQVAAVLGEGAAGALGEDPWQLLAVPGVRPEQADGFARALLGAACGPDDPRRIVALTVWLLEQAALQGHTALELQALRAGLARHSVADPDKAVEVAVSEGAVLVFQEEQEGAAAEPDTDEEESAEPSEAAEAPAGPVLLGLDRYALAEESLADGLARLVRTATARTWEGAELDRAAGEHGLVLHTGGEAARAEPVALVAAARERGLRALVAVHSEEGRRALGAAGADAVTVAALLSGTAGPGRDEEGAFALDVLAVLDAPQLDVETAAMLVESLPDGCRLVLSGDPEVLGAPGAGRVFTDALAARVCPRISSRVPDPGPLGELVSGIGVGELNQVEAPGKEVVIVPVRDAGEAVHRTVQLVADSVPRAIGVPSEQTQVVTVGHGGSAGTRALNAALKQRLNPGPGRFGGYDPGDRVAYAQVPGRTVTGTVVSADAEGLRLRCGDEDVLVPKDRVESALRHGWALTAHQAAGTRWPAVVAVLPGDAAAGLSRAWVYTAFGRAERHLSVVHGVDQALPRAVAEGIAPERTTRLRPLLEGLLATPAE